A single window of Amphiura filiformis chromosome 17, Afil_fr2py, whole genome shotgun sequence DNA harbors:
- the LOC140137309 gene encoding uncharacterized protein, with amino-acid sequence MRCLRRILCFTWQDHVTNKAVLEKAGILSMFALLSQRRLRWLGHVSRMDDGRIPKDLLYGQLEIGSRPVGRPALRFKDVCKRDMKNCDINPSNWESMAADRNSWKDAVKTGACVGNQKTV; translated from the coding sequence ATGCGCTGCCTCAGACGTATCCTATGCTTCACATGGCAGGACCATGTCACTAACAAAGCCGTCTTGGAAAAAGCTGGCATCTTAAGCATGTTTGCACTCCTGTCACAAAGACGCTTGAGATGGCTTGGACATGTCAGCCGAATGGATGATGGTAGAATCCCAAAAGACCTGCTGTATGGCCAGCTAGAAATCGGCTCCAGACCTGTTGGAAGACCAGCCCTGCGCTTCAAGGACGTCTGCAAGCGAGACATGAAAAATTGTGACATCAACCCATCAAACTGGGAAAGCATGGCTGCAGATCGCAATAGCTGGAAAGATGCCGTCAAGACTGGAGCATGTGTTGGAAACCAGAAGACGGTCTAG